A region from the Xiphias gladius isolate SHS-SW01 ecotype Sanya breed wild chromosome 20, ASM1685928v1, whole genome shotgun sequence genome encodes:
- the LOC120806568 gene encoding spindlin-1-like, whose amino-acid sequence MKNTPGHRDTADAGHAGVSANMMKKKNPHKKHKSSLGPTTKVLSQPRRNIVGCRIQHVWKEGGGHVVWKGTVLDQVPVNPALYLIKYDGFDCVYGLELHKDERVQGLEVLPDRLAKSRLTDVSLADAMIGKAVEHMFETEEGPKEEWRGMVLARAPIMTTWFYITYEKDPVLYMYQLLDDYKEGDLRIMPDSNDSVPTEREPGEVVDSLVGKQVEYAKEDGGKRTGMVIHQVEAKPSVYFIKFDDDFLIYVYDLVKTS is encoded by the exons ATGAAGAACACTCCgggacacagagacacagctgatgcag GGCATGCAGGTGTTTCTGCAAatatgatgaagaaaaagaatcCCCATAA GAAACATAAGAGCAGTCTGGGTCCGACCACTAAAGTTCTGTCGCAGCCTCGGCGCAACATCGTCGGCTGCAGGATCCAGCACGTGTGGAAAGAAGGAGGAGGCCATGTGGTCTGGAAGGGAACTGTACTTGACCAG GTGCCAGTGAACCCAGCTCTCTATCTGATAAAATATGATGGTTTCGACTGTGTTTATGGTCTGGAGCTTCATAAAGACGAGAGGGTTCAGGGGCTGGAGGTGCTCCCTGACAGACTGG CGAAATCTCGTCTGACAGACGTCAGTCTGGCAGACGCCATGATAGGAAAAGCGGTGGAGCACATGTTTGAGACGGAGGAGGGTCCAAAGGAGGAGTGGAGGGGGATGGTGCTGGCCCGGGCTCCCATCATGACCACCTGGTTCTACATCACCTACGAGAAAGACCCCGTCCTCTATATGTACCAGCTACTGGATGACTATAAAGAAGGAGACCTTCGCATCATGCCTGACTCCA ATGACAGTGTCCCAACGGAGAGGGAACCTGGCGAGGTGGTGGACAGCCTAGTGGGTAAACAGGTTGAATATGCCAAAGAGGACGGCGGCAAACGAACAGGCATGGTCATCCACCAGGTGGAGGCCAAACCCTCTGTCTACTTCATCAAGTTTGACGACGACTTCCTCATTTACGTCTACGACCTGGTCAAAACTTCGTAA